The segment TATTTCTTGAGTAAATATAGGTTCTGTTTCTCATCCACATCTATAATTACAAGAGAAATCTCTTccattttgttcattttactgAACACTGGGTTGTTCGTAATCATGCGTGGAAAGTGCATTAGCCACTGAATCTTGAGAGGTACCAAATCGAGCAATAGCGAAGCCGTAGTCGGGTTTACTTCCTGCACACTGCTATGTACATATTTTTGCAGCTAGTTGTTGGAAAGCATCGTTTTCGATTGGGATTTTACATTATTTCTATTCATGAAATGTTCTGCATACAAAATAACTTTTAAGTAAATATAAGATATCATTAAACATACgcataaaaaagatattttgaagatttgAAAAGGTTTTACAACACATTCATGACCTTCAGTATGGATATGTGATATGAGGAGGTTTATTAAATGTAATTAATTTACCTCTGATACTTTTCTCTgatctattctttataattacaactatatatgtgtgtgcatatataaacatatatatagtatatatacatatatacatataaattgttGTCACACATACCATAactcaaggggaattataactgacaaATGCTTCGTTTTCATTTGGTTTCGAACCGCTGCCTATTTTAGATCTGTCCAAGTTTCATGAGTGTCAAACCCCAAAGTTCAGGTGGCTGTCATCTTTTTCGAGGTACTTCATAGCAGTAGCGAAGACATATTAAAAGGTAAAGGAATCACATTCAAGATAGTCTTTAGTTTAGAGAATGATAGTTGGCGTCACACAAACAATCCGTAACATTCCGGGAGATATACGATATTTATAATGGTTTGATTTACATAGGTAGTGCTTGGGAAGAATTATTGAGCACAGCTACGGCTAGTGTCTCGAACAAAATGCGTCCTCAGATTaattgttcacacacacacacacacacacacacacacacacacacacatatatctttatatataatattatatataaagatattatatattatatataatatagtagtatctatatagcatacatataatatagatatatattagatagatatatatatatctatataagtatatcatatatagatatattattatctatatatacacatatatatatatatatatatatatatatatatatatatatatatatatatatatatatatatatacatactatatatatagatatatatatatatatatatatatatatatatatatatatatatatatatatttatatatatatactacatatatatatatatatatatatatatatatatatatacatacatatatatagatatatatatattatatatatctatatatatatatatatatatatatatattataatatatatatctggtactAGGGCAGAATGCCTAGCGGATAAAATGTCTATTGGACAAAATGCCTATCGGACAAAATGTCTATTGGACAAAATGCCTATCGGACAAAATGTCTGTTGCACAAAATGCCTAACGGACAAAATGACTATTGGACAAAATTCCTATTGGACAAAATGTCTATTGCACAAAATGCCTATCGGACAAAATGTCTAGTGGACAAAATACCTATCAGACAAAATGTCTATTGGACAATATGCCTAACGAGCAAAAAACCAACTTTTCAGTTGAATGCAAATGACCAAAATACGTAATAGGTAAAATACCTAACAAGCACAATGCTTACGGATAGTACTTTACCTCTGTTTCAGAAttgtattctttttgttttcaataaaaaaattgtgataagATCTTAGTTAGAAATGGAGTTTGTTACTGTTCATAAAGGTGACAAGAAACGTTTGCATTAAGGCTTTGTATATGttgtaaacagaaaaaaaggaaaatcacatacgaggggggacccaaaagtaaccgaaattgtgtcatagaattttattcagttattgttacatgtttacagtcttatcaccttcaaagtattctccatttgaagcaatgcacttattcagacgtgttttccactgttgaaagcaattctggaactcttgtgaacttatggcttttaatgactccgtcgttttcttctgaacctcttcaacgtctgcaaaacgttttcctttgaaggctttcttcattcgggggaacaaaaagaagtcacagggagaaagatcgggtgaatagggagggtgggtaagtggggtcatgccattcttggtcagaaactgtctcacactcaaggtGGTGTGtgctggtgcattgtcgtgatgaAGCCACCACCCTCCACTTTGCCACAGGTCGGGGCGTTTCCGTCTCACGGAATCTCACTATTTCTAAACCAGGCAACGGTTATATCCCACTGATGAAGGAACACTtaccaattataattccccttgggtgtaagctTTTCCAGAAACatggtgaattggatattaaacgatatctgTGGATCATTATTTGTTAACATAAAAAATGTcacgttgtgtgtgtatatacaaatgaaatttcTTCTTCACTTCTGACTCTCTCAAATACATTCATCAAAACATTTACACGACAGCTTGTAGAACATGGTATACTGCGAATATATTTTTGAATCATGAAACAAAAAGTCATTAAATCATAGAGAGAAATCCTTTTGCGCAATATTTACCTACCTATTAATTCTCCTTACAAAAATGACAGAACTCCACCTATGCTTTCTGttcgtttgttccctaaatgttCAGCCTCTTTAACTTTACCCTGCTCCATTTGCttttttaattaagaataaaTCCTCCAGGTGAGCCCAGTCCGAAAATAGGATATGTGACTGGCCAGTCTAATTCAATACTTGACAATATCCAAGCACACTTTAAAAGCAAAACCACGTAGCTTTAGTCTTCAAAATGGTCTACCACAACTGAGGACCAAATTAAAGGGAAAGCTTCAAAAGGAACATACATTACATTCTAACATGCTGAACTTTTGTTCGAAAACCTGTCTCTCGAAACTATACATCTTTTATCTCATTCTCTCCAAACAGGTCAAGATAACATGTCAAGATTGTAACTACACTGCGTCACAATCCCTCCTCCGACCAAGTCAGCTACCGGACGATATGGGAACATCTCAGTTCATGCTATCATCTGAGACCCCAACATCAACGCCCCCATCTAAAACCCCCAGTCCCCACCACCCTACATCTCCCATGGAACCTCTTCCTACGCCTGATACCAATTCACACGTTCTGGGCAAGAACTCTAAAAAGACAGCAAAGAAGAACACCGGAAAATGTACCAAATTAACAGGAAAAGTAGTCAAGGATAAATCTATCTCAGAGACGCAATTAAATTGTTCTGCATTACCTTCAGTACCATTTCCTTTGGGTGAATCCCTAAGGCTCCTCGATAATGTAATGGCGAAAGAGCTTCCATCACTACCTCTTAAAGATTCTCTGTATAAATGCAGCCTCCCTACAACTTGTGGGAAGGACATGGTGGAGTCTTCAGAAGTGAACAACTCGAAAGATAATTCCAAAGTCGAATGGATTACAAACCATTTTCCATGGGTAAAGAAAGAAAGCTCATCCTCCCCAGAAAGCATCTTACCCGATATTTCTTGTGATTCCAGTAATTATTTTACATTACTTTTTGTAGATGTAGTACCTAGTGTATATGACATAGTACCTACTATAGGATACAACCAGTTACCTGAGACAGGATAACTGAAATACGAAAAAGTTATAATTATGATAAATGTTAACATGAATAAATGTGTCATGCTGATAATATTAAATAAACCATACAAGTTTGTAATAGCTGAATACTGTCAACAAACTATAAGGATACTGTCCATAAACTTGCGTTAGTACTGTCTtaattaatgaattcctttctctTTACAGATCTGAACAACTTTGGAAACATCTGTGGTGATGCTTCATGCTGTCCAAACGATACAGAAACTTCTCTGTGTCCTGTGACTGGTATTTTATCAGCAAACATCGGCAATCTGTCCAACATAAACAACCTAAATAAAGACTCTTTTCAAGAATTATCACAGGGCAACACTTCAGTCAAGTTTGAAGAATTTTCAGCGAGCATGAAAAAGGACTGTaaccaaaagaaaagaaacaacccCATCAGTGCATCGTATCTTGCCGAACTGCTTCAGTCAGACTTAAAAAATACACCTCAGAACTTATCTCCTTGTTCTCTATCTTCATCTCAGTCCATATCCTGTAGTCATTCTTCTTGTACTCCAGTACAGTCATCACTGGAATCATCAGTTGAGAACAAGCATCCTGCATCCTCCCTCCTTAAACTTCTTGAATCACCCATACTAGCGCCAGCTTTGTCCTTTAATTCTCATATTTTTCCCCAAGTCAGTGAATACAACTATCAGCAATCACCCCTGTCTACAGAATCAGATATATCTTCTCCAGCGAAAGAAAGACTACCTGAGAACATTGAGGACTCTCTCCAGCTGGTCAGACAGCTGATCTACAGTGTTAAAATACCTCCACAAACAAAAGTTCCCTTGAAAACAGATATGAAGGAAAGTGATACCAGAACAACAGATGAAGGTATCAACGTACCAAAAGGATACGATGATATAGGatcccttttttctttatataaaagtaGAGAGCACGAACAAGATTCAGGCAAACTTATAAGTGAGAGCTACATGAATTATTTACAAGAAAAAGACACAACTACCTCTGAAGATGACTCTTGTGCTAACGAACAACTACACAAAGGCAACATTAAATTAAACAAGGAGTACAGTATAGACAAGATGCTTCCttccaaacaaaaaacaaaaaatccttgtTGTCGCAGCAACACAAAAAACACTGCtggagaaaagaaacaaaatccaTCTCAAATAATCAATGTAAATCAAAACGAACAAGACCTTCCTTTGACCACTGCAAATTCTGAAGTAGATAAaaacaacacaaattttaaatcgCCACCAATTTCTTTACAAGAACAATGTAATGAGGACACAATCCCTAGCATAAAGCGGCCAAAGATAACACTGAAATTAAGAAAGAGACGCTTTACAGACAGAGGCATACTGAAGTTGAAACACACTCAAAGACGAATGAGAACGAATTCAGTTTCCTGCCATTGTTGCTATAATGCAATGTACCGAAAAAAGGGGTTAAAGAAACGCTCACGCATATTCTCACAAAAAGTTATTACTAAGGAGATCAAACTACTTGCTTCTGAGAGTGAAAGTTCTAGTCCTTCAAGGTGCAAAAACAAAGAAATCTCTGAGAGCAGAAATGTTGACATCTTAAATGAGTATTCACCAAGTACCAATGTGCAAGAGTCCGAAGAAAATGCCAATGTCTATATGgataatatacaaaagaaaaactggAAACCAGAGCACCCAAACAACTACAAGAGAAGGAGACTTGACTGCGAAAACGCTGAACAAGTCAAAAAGAAATATTGGAGAGATATTGAAAGTCTAGAATTCCATGCAATGGACACCTGGATGACTCATGAGGAAACGAGCTGTCAAGATAAGAATAAGAAGTATCCTGGTGGAGATTCGAACGAATGTAGCTCTGAGTATGTGCAGGATTCCACTAAGTTGGGGAGATTTCATGATCTTTTGAAGAGTGAAAGCGATTCATCCGATTCTGAAGAAGAGAAGCTGACTATAGACCTTGGGGGACACTGAACAAAAGTAGCTCCAACCACGATACAAAAGTTCCTTGTCATGAAACAGAGACAACGTACATTCTATACTATGAAGAGATTCGCATGATAGCTGGAGGAGTGATGATAGGCTTGATACGTGACAGAGTGTATTGTAAAAATGATACAGATTGCTACAGCAAAGTATTCATTTACACAATACTGGGCAGACAATTCTACCTTGTCAATTCTTTTTGAAAATACAAGGTGATAAAACCATTAGCAAAAGGATAAAAGTAGCAACTTTCTGTCTTTTTAGTTCTTCACCCAGTATTCTTGTGTATTTCAAGAATTATACACAGTGTACATGTACAAAAACACTGAATATCACTACGCTCATCTTGGCAATATGACAGTTGTAGTTCGTGTTGTGGATAGAGATTGGTAAATATCCTTAATGTTCCTAATCCCTTCCTTTCACAAGTTTTACAAATATGGAACACGGAAGAATGTAACCCTCCGTATGGGACGCTTCTCTAAAGTTAAGCGCATGATATACAGAAATGTTCTGGCAAAAATATAGTGAGGACACAAGGGACTAACTTCAAGCATTGGAGAAGGAAGGAAACTGACTGTATCTAATGAAATAACAATTTCTAGTGTGAGTAAGCAGTACACGACAATAACCGCGGTTACACAGATCCAGATACTACTTGGAAAAATATCTCGAGTACATCCATCTCAAAGTAGGTGACGCCCCTTCTTAGATTGATAAATTCGTTGTACATCAAACACAATGATGAGTAACGTTGATGTAGGAGTTTCAACAATTCAACTTAACTTGTTTATTACAACCTAATAACCACCACCATACAGGAACTGGAAAGACGATGACTGACCTTAAGTTAGTGAACCATAATTAACTGCACtgtgaaggcaaaaaaaaaaatcctttaaatcTCCCTGACGCACCAGACAATTGCATGGTTAGACGGAGCTTTTCAAGTTCGTTTTTCTTTCCTGAATCCTCGAAAACCTTTGACTGACGTTATTATAGATCCAGATCCACATTTCACATGTATATTCCTCAGTGCCTCAAGTCACACTTACAAATATACAAGAAGACAGAGATCCAGCAAAAGGGGATTGGCAACTCCATGATCATTCTCCGCGGTTTTTCTATTCCACGTTTAGCCTAATGATGCTTCCATCATTCGTAGTATTAtcttcaaagaaatttcttcatACAACACATTTCAAATTGTATTCTGTTCttaacaataatttttgtttCCCCTCATGCTGGACTGACCATAGTGCccgtattttatataatataattctaagGCACTTTCTATCAACACCATCCCTAAAACATGACTGTATAATTCTTTAGTGTCACTTCTCGCCGTGTAAAAGACCGTATAAACCTTTTATTCAATCATAAATAGCTTCCTTACTCTCATAACATCTTGAGCAAACAGACCACCAGCTTGTAAGTTAAATTCTTTCCTAGAAATTTTCCATGCCTTGTCACTCTTAACGTATCGCTTTCATCTTCCAAAATTACTTaaactgctattttcaaccattgaTGATTTCTTTTTCCCTCAGCATCTTTAGCCAAACGTTATCTGCAGACTTATCAAAAAACACTCTCTACCGACCTAGAAATTCATTCTCTTCAAGCTTATCACTTTTTATATCTTATCGTTGAGACGGTACATCAACTTCTCCTAGTCATACAACTGCCCATCATATCTAcccatctatctacctatctttttatctatctatctatatatatatgcatatattttatatatatatatatatatatatatatatatatactatatatatatatatatatatatatatatatatatatatataatatttattagcctcaatgccctcttaacatctCGATTTGTTCAGATCTTGGAAAACCTCGCTACTACGAAGTCTAGGACTAATTTATGATAAAtgaaggtatatatttatataaataaaaataaattcttctgttttaatgggccttttatacttgagatatatatatactatatgtatacacacccaatcacacatatatccatatacgtatatatatatatatatatatatatatatatatatatatatatatatatatcactcaggAGTCcaaggaagacagcagtctaagaagcatgctttatttatgtgaaacgtttcatgttgcttcaacacatcgtCAGTgtgcaattattaaaaattcattttatgtaataaattgcaagataaaagcacaaattattaccaaagaaatcaactaaaattaaaccatttaaaactttaaaataaaaacaaagcatgAGTAAATGAGGAAGAGcaaagtgaccacaacagttcgccCATTCCCAGACAACAACTTAGGCCagggagagaggagacgaaggaacatgagagtttaagcctggagagaggtgcttgataaataaagactcaagggtcgttaagtaggctgtttgtttagtagtgcctattattgaaaaacgttttttttcagtgtaattatgtatttggatgcatgagtcctgaTATTATAAAATTCcagattgataatatatatatatatatatatatatatatatatatatatatatatatatatatatatatatatatatatatatatatatatatataaacatatatacacatatatatatatatatatatatatatatatatatatatatattatatatatatgtatgtatgtatgtatatatataggtatatatatatatatatatatatatatctaatatatataaagggtatTTATTTGCaagcaagcgcacacacacacacacacaaacacaggtgTATCCAAAAAAAAGCGCGATGAATTATAGATATTAAGGGGGCATGCTattacatatgtatctagtaaaaagtgaccagtggaTTCTACCTAAAAAGCAATCAAAACGGTTGCACACTtagctacgatggtgaggatgggtctattccagctctaataaatataactGAGAGGCAGTAGACTCTTACCCTTCTAGTGGTCAGGGTAGCAATGTGACCTCGTCGTGACTATGGTGACacgcaggttcgtttcccgctaccggacacacacacacacacacacacacacacacacaaatatatatatattatatatatatatatatatatatatatatatatatatatatatatatatatatactgtacattctTAAATCACTCTCTTACTTGAAGTTTGATAAAATCATATACGAGTAAGTTTCTTTTTCTGAGGGAACTGTCTAAATGTTATGCTCCCACTAAACTCAAAGTCATAAAAACACCCATCTCCATCTCCCTTAAAATAGACCAACCACTTTAAAATAACCATAACTTCGTCGAGTTTCTGTTGTCAATCCAAGACATTTCCAGGGGCTTCCCTACTACACCACAGTCTAGATATTTTATAAATCAAGCACACTTTTGCGAACTTTGAAGGTGCCTAAACCGCCGATGACTTTTCACCAAAAGGGTAAAAGAAAAACGTGCAATATATAACCCATTTGATTCAAATGTCTGGCCCTCAAGGAAAGCAGACGAAATGAGTTACATGaaacaaatacaatgaaaaatggGTATTTAAATCGATGGGAAGTTACTTCAGCATATTATACTCGTGCTTGGCTGTTcatgataatgtaaaaaaaaaaatcaataaaatcccTACTGTACGACCAATTGAAACTTGAAAATAATGCCACCGAGTGTcaagttcatttattttacctAACTCACTTAAGTAATAGTGTTTGTAATGAGCGACCTGAAAGTAAAAGGTTTCATCAACAGTATTAATTGGCTATTGAAATCATTATGAGAGCAAAATTCATCTCGAATGACACAAATGTTTGTCCTACAACGACTTCATTAAATGttataataatggaataaaatggaagggaatacaaaatttaggggaaaggccaagcgctggaaacAATGCAATCTTTCAGAgcagaaagggaaattgagagaaaCGGTTTCAAAgatgtcacaggaggaaaacctcacacttGCACTATATCGCCATTGTTAGAGGGTGGAAAATATCAAGGGAGGTTCGGGAAGAGGAATGAATGCAGCTGTAACAAGGGGccgaaaggacactgcaaagtATCATAAGTATTGCCAATAGTGCACCTCACTAAAACAAACTGATGTAAAGTTCTAGTCATAGTTCgtacatataaaaataagtgCCAAAGAACACGATATGCTACATGGCAACTGATACACCCAACAACACTAAACAAATGTAGGCGCTCACATTCAAATCCCTCATTATCTTACTCAAATTATTATTTCACTCGAACTTTTCTCTAAAGAAATCTGGTAAACTTCCAAGATTAATCGGTTGTGAAACTTCTGAATAATTACAGTAATGGTAAACTCGAAGGTACCCTGTTCATCAGGCTCCAAAAGACCTATTATTTATTAAATGAGAAAATGTTGTATCTGTCTCAAAACTTAGGTATAAGGTACAGATGTTAGATTTACTGGCAATACACAGGTAATATGCATTCTTCTTTTCAAATGTATGAATcatacatcatcatatatatcatatatatatatatatatatatatatatatatatatatatatatattatatatatacatatatatatatatatatatatatatatatatatacacacacacacacacatatatatatatatatatatatatatatactttcactcTTGTAACACAGTAAATTGCAAAAGTAATTTCCAAGCATTTCTATACACAAGTTCTTGCTACAGTAGTTCCTTAAGACAGCAAATGGCAGATATTATCATCGTCTTTTCTGTATGATTCATCTGTAACAAAAGTGCGTTTAaattaacaattatttataataagagAAAATCTTAAAGACAATACTTATCAATGTCACAAACGAAATAGAAAAAGTGGAAATGTCAATCAATTTAGACAGAAGAATGCAGCAGTTACTGAATAATGTGCCAATAATGTTTACATTGATCGTTGATGTTGTGTGTTGAATGTTTTCATCTAATGAATTAAATCCGTCGTTAAAACAATGCAGTGTTTAATTTCCCAGGCATTTAATAATCAATAGTTGTCCATACTATTTTTAATCATATGGTACAAGGAAAATTCATAAAGATCAAGGACTTACCTAGTGAACTTTTCTGGAAGGAAATATGAGAAAAAGAAACACAAGGCTAACGCCTTTTGGAGTCATACCCATTATGGAACAAGacgtgtggtatatatatatatatatatatatatatatatatatatatatatatatatatatatagtatatatacgtatatacatattgtgacgaagtgctaaGCATCTGATTACTACGCTTActatttgtacttgttagagcaagagactCTTAATCTTGGGTCGGGGACACCATTTATACTTGGTGCACagtttggaaacaaacttggcttccCCAATaatatcaagtaactgatctataagaggcaagggataattgtcagccacgcTAATGGAATTCAATTtactataatcagtacacatcctaaatgaaccatcaggtttcttcgctaacacacatggagaactgtagtgacttgaac is part of the Macrobrachium nipponense isolate FS-2020 chromosome 6, ASM1510439v2, whole genome shotgun sequence genome and harbors:
- the LOC135216850 gene encoding uncharacterized protein LOC135216850, whose protein sequence is MEDKSAMSSNCHDPPPYFAPVRATPKLIHDDANDDTGVKKLLEKSLIMINRADSCLGYYDVTLRDGTSGTIVRTAPDTQMGNQSDHTKDNSSNISETSSLSIPALPPPPTPPPPPPPPPPPPPPPPPPPPLQPPPVPRISNGNQCIMSDRKELDKSILKPASKGSGAVSPGAQRPGRRHHLIDIHGLAIFLRQSTRCLSCKGACCLYVTGAISAQLGAITKVKITCQDCNYTASQSLLRPSQLPDDMGTSQFMLSSETPTSTPPSKTPSPHHPTSPMEPLPTPDTNSHVLGKNSKKTAKKNTGKCTKLTGKVVKDKSISETQLNCSALPSVPFPLGESLRLLDNVMAKELPSLPLKDSLYKCSLPTTCGKDMVESSEVNNSKDNSKVEWITNHFPWVKKESSSSPESILPDISCDSNLNNFGNICGDASCCPNDTETSLCPVTGILSANIGNLSNINNLNKDSFQELSQGNTSVKFEEFSASMKKDCNQKKRNNPISASYLAELLQSDLKNTPQNLSPCSLSSSQSISCSHSSCTPVQSSLESSVENKHPASSLLKLLESPILAPALSFNSHIFPQVSEYNYQQSPLSTESDISSPAKERLPENIEDSLQLVRQLIYSVKIPPQTKVPLKTDMKESDTRTTDEGINVPKGYDDIGSLFSLYKSREHEQDSGKLISESYMNYLQEKDTTTSEDDSCANEQLHKGNIKLNKEYSIDKMLPSKQKTKNPCCRSNTKNTAGEKKQNPSQIINVNQNEQDLPLTTANSEVDKNNTNFKSPPISLQEQCNEDTIPSIKRPKITLKLRKRRFTDRGILKLKHTQRRMRTNSVSCHCCYNAMYRKKGLKKRSRIFSQKVITKEIKLLASESESSSPSRCKNKEISESRNVDILNEYSPSTNVQESEENANVYMDNIQKKNWKPEHPNNYKRRRLDCENAEQVKKKYWRDIESLEFHAMDTWMTHEETSCQDKNKKYPGGDSNECSSEYVQDSTKLGRFHDLLKSESDSSDSEEEKLTIDLGGH